In uncultured Draconibacterium sp., one genomic interval encodes:
- the recN gene encoding DNA repair protein RecN: MLSRLSISNYALINKLQVNFHANLNTMTGETGAGKSIILGALSLILGNRADLSVLKEKDKKCIVEGQFEVSNYPIKRFFETNDLDYDTSTILRREITPSGKSRAFINDTPVNLKVMRELGLQLIDIHSQHQNLELSNQKFQLNLVDSVAGAGEALTKYKTQFSAYKSTKKELEQLQENAEQAQADLDYYQFQFTQLEEARLEESEQEDLESELEQLNHAEEIKTALTETVALLDNETFSVLQGVKDGHRTLNKVTGYLKDAESFAGRLESAAIELSDIHQELEMLAERVEFNPARIEEVNDRLNLMYSLQQKHHVATVAELIALRDTFDQKINKAVGYDDEIESLKNKLEDQKNELEKLAQSLSKTRQKAFKKIESSVVSDLNQMGMTKARLQVVHHYLEDFQPDGKDEIAFLFSANPDSEPDEISKIASGGEMSRLMLAIKNLLRNSKALPTIVFDEIDTGVSGEIALKMGTIIKSFSANTQIINITHLPQIAAKGDTHFRVYKFEEKGKTFTSIKALDAAERVEELAKMVGGENLTETTIKAAEELLRI; this comes from the coding sequence ATGCTATCCAGATTATCCATTTCGAATTACGCACTCATAAATAAATTGCAGGTTAATTTCCATGCCAATTTAAACACCATGACGGGTGAAACCGGTGCCGGGAAATCGATTATTCTGGGGGCGTTAAGCTTAATTCTGGGTAACCGTGCCGATCTTTCGGTATTGAAAGAGAAGGATAAAAAGTGTATTGTTGAGGGGCAGTTTGAAGTGAGTAATTACCCGATAAAACGCTTTTTTGAAACCAACGATCTGGATTACGATACTTCCACAATTTTACGTCGTGAAATTACGCCGTCGGGGAAATCCAGGGCTTTTATAAATGATACCCCGGTTAACCTGAAAGTAATGCGCGAACTGGGATTACAGCTGATCGACATTCACTCGCAACACCAGAATCTGGAGTTAAGCAACCAAAAGTTTCAATTGAATTTGGTTGATTCGGTTGCAGGTGCCGGTGAGGCTTTAACAAAGTACAAAACTCAGTTTTCGGCATACAAAAGCACAAAAAAGGAACTGGAGCAACTGCAGGAAAATGCAGAACAGGCACAGGCCGATCTGGATTATTACCAGTTTCAGTTTACGCAACTGGAAGAAGCAAGGCTGGAAGAATCAGAGCAGGAAGATCTGGAGTCGGAACTGGAGCAGTTAAACCACGCAGAAGAAATAAAAACAGCCCTTACCGAAACGGTGGCTTTATTAGATAACGAAACATTTTCGGTTTTGCAGGGTGTAAAAGATGGCCATCGTACCTTGAACAAAGTTACCGGCTACCTGAAGGATGCCGAAAGTTTTGCCGGGCGTTTGGAAAGTGCAGCCATTGAGTTGAGCGATATTCACCAGGAACTGGAAATGCTGGCTGAACGCGTGGAATTTAACCCGGCCAGGATTGAAGAGGTGAACGACCGGTTGAACTTAATGTATTCGCTGCAGCAAAAACATCATGTGGCAACAGTGGCCGAACTAATTGCTTTGCGCGATACGTTCGATCAGAAAATTAATAAGGCGGTAGGTTACGATGATGAGATCGAGTCGCTGAAAAACAAACTGGAAGATCAGAAAAATGAACTGGAAAAGCTGGCTCAAAGTTTAAGTAAAACGCGGCAAAAGGCTTTTAAAAAGATCGAAAGCTCGGTAGTTAGCGACTTAAACCAGATGGGAATGACGAAAGCCAGATTACAGGTTGTACATCATTACCTGGAGGATTTTCAGCCGGATGGTAAAGATGAGATCGCATTTCTTTTTAGCGCCAATCCTGACTCAGAACCTGATGAGATCTCTAAAATTGCATCGGGTGGTGAAATGTCACGGTTGATGCTGGCTATTAAAAACTTGCTTCGCAATTCCAAAGCGCTGCCAACCATTGTTTTTGATGAAATTGATACAGGTGTGTCGGGCGAAATTGCGCTTAAAATGGGTACCATTATTAAATCATTCTCGGCTAATACACAGATTATAAATATTACGCACCTGCCCCAAATTGCGGCAAAAGGCGATACACACTTTCGGGTGTACAAATTCGAAGAAAAGGGAAAAACGTTTACTTCGATTAAAGCACTTGATGCCGCCGAAAGGGTAGAAGAGCTGGCAAAAATGGTAGGGGGCGAAAACCTTACGGAAACAACAATTAAAGCAGCAGAAGAACTGTTGCGTATTTGA
- a CDS encoding S1-like domain-containing RNA-binding protein, with protein MAEIGKFNTLEILRETDNGVYLDGGEHGEILMPRKYVEDEMKEKGTAEVFVYTDSEDRLVATTEKPLATVGEFARLTVKATAKFGAFLDWGLAKDLLVPFSEQRIKMQEGNSYWVYVYLDLLTNRVVASAKLHKFLDNTPPEYTNGQEVSLIILEETDLGYKAIVNLEHTGILYKNQVFRKLEIGSQTKGYIAKVRSDEKIDLILEEPGYEKVDTISEKILAELEASGGFMAVSDKSSPEIIKAMFGISKKNFKKAIGGLYKKRLITFVSDGIKMLKS; from the coding sequence ATGGCAGAAATAGGAAAATTTAATACCCTGGAAATTCTCCGGGAAACAGACAATGGCGTATACCTCGATGGTGGTGAGCACGGCGAGATATTAATGCCGCGAAAGTATGTTGAGGATGAAATGAAAGAAAAGGGAACTGCGGAGGTTTTTGTATATACCGACTCAGAAGACCGCCTGGTAGCCACAACCGAAAAACCTTTGGCTACGGTGGGCGAGTTTGCCCGTTTAACGGTAAAAGCCACTGCTAAATTTGGTGCATTTCTCGACTGGGGCCTGGCAAAAGACCTGTTAGTTCCGTTTAGCGAGCAGCGTATTAAAATGCAGGAGGGAAACAGTTATTGGGTGTACGTTTACCTCGATCTGTTAACTAACCGCGTTGTGGCCTCGGCAAAACTGCATAAGTTTCTGGACAATACACCACCTGAATATACCAACGGGCAGGAAGTTAGCCTGATTATTTTGGAAGAAACAGATTTGGGCTATAAAGCGATCGTAAACTTGGAGCATACCGGAATACTTTATAAAAATCAGGTATTTCGCAAGTTGGAAATTGGCAGCCAAACAAAAGGCTACATTGCAAAAGTACGAAGCGATGAAAAGATAGATCTGATACTGGAAGAGCCGGGATACGAAAAAGTTGATACTATTTCGGAAAAGATTCTGGCAGAACTGGAAGCCAGTGGTGGCTTTATGGCCGTGTCGGATAAATCGTCGCCGGAAATTATTAAAGCGATGTTTGGTATCAGTAAGAAAAATTTTAAGAAAGCAATTGGCGGATTGTATAAAAAACGACTGATTACTTTCGTTTCTGACGGGATTAAAATGTTAAAAAGCTAA
- a CDS encoding DUF6340 family protein, protein MKNRPVLLLGVFVLIIFASCNTLYNTKTIDIEIVEPSTMAISPKFKNITVQYNNVNCSPNMYLNQYEEFGKQKTEEENSDSIASHVYFETFISELNKQAFFDTLITLNERNYSTIRIVDTIDYTPYFREDSATRVIMSAEQINVLNSSYFLRTNTPSVRPKIDSLLMHPQFGLYTPDQLENIRNNTGADLLLSLDYFGASDGRYFNRQLELGSELVTNWTQWSFYDLIEMKYVLAYSKLDTIKWMEYSSGLKNAADILPPRTDAIYNAAEISAENFALTIVPHWVQVQRMYYSSGHVELQQADELIQNAQWLDVAELWSKQLENENQNIVAKCMYNLGLACEMEGDLEAALAWVVKSYHIFGPKNELHAKNCMEYIRLLSTRQADMKLLELQFGDK, encoded by the coding sequence ATGAAAAACCGCCCTGTTTTATTGTTAGGCGTTTTCGTGTTGATTATTTTCGCAAGTTGTAATACGCTGTACAATACAAAAACCATCGATATTGAAATTGTTGAACCTTCAACAATGGCTATCTCCCCAAAATTCAAAAATATTACGGTCCAGTACAACAACGTTAATTGCTCGCCAAACATGTACCTAAACCAGTACGAAGAATTTGGGAAGCAAAAAACGGAGGAAGAAAACTCGGATAGTATTGCCTCCCATGTTTATTTCGAAACCTTTATTTCGGAGCTTAACAAGCAGGCATTTTTCGATACCTTAATTACACTAAACGAGCGCAATTATTCAACAATCCGGATTGTTGACACGATCGATTATACACCTTATTTTCGCGAAGATTCGGCCACTCGTGTTATAATGTCAGCCGAACAGATAAATGTGTTAAATTCAAGCTATTTTCTGCGAACCAACACACCATCGGTTCGTCCAAAAATCGATTCGCTGCTTATGCATCCGCAATTCGGTTTATATACACCCGATCAACTTGAAAATATTCGTAATAACACTGGTGCCGATCTCTTACTTTCGCTGGATTATTTTGGAGCCAGTGATGGACGCTACTTCAATCGCCAGCTTGAACTTGGCAGCGAGCTGGTTACCAACTGGACACAATGGAGCTTTTACGATCTTATTGAAATGAAATATGTGTTGGCATATTCAAAACTCGACACAATTAAATGGATGGAATACTCCTCTGGCCTTAAGAATGCGGCCGACATTCTCCCCCCGCGAACTGATGCTATTTACAATGCAGCAGAAATATCAGCAGAAAATTTTGCGTTAACAATTGTCCCTCACTGGGTGCAGGTACAACGAATGTACTACTCTTCGGGGCATGTGGAACTGCAGCAAGCCGACGAACTTATTCAGAATGCTCAATGGTTGGATGTGGCAGAATTATGGAGCAAACAGCTTGAAAACGAGAACCAGAACATTGTGGCCAAATGCATGTACAACCTGGGTTTAGCTTGTGAGATGGAAGGCGATCTTGAGGCAGCTTTGGCTTGGGTGGTAAAATCGTATCATATTTTCGGCCCCAAGAATGAACTTCATGCAAAAAATTGTATGGAATATATCAGGCTGCTGAGTACCCGGCAAGCAGATATGAAACTTCTGGAGTTACAATTTGGAGACAAGTAA
- a CDS encoding DUF6340 family protein: MNRLILWTLLLLSTVSCTVYKDYPIEIYTPGEIAYPANAENVAIVYRNFKYSSDTLAHYYQDDFRLKKAKNDPKNLDSILVNMCMSELAGKLKEKNSFNEIRIFPELFEPHTGDKLPALNMEMVQQLATKTNTDLVISLETYSSFYSEYSSSGEMPTKSNEVITAAVWAVYSPFEQRLIERKTMIDTIFWNGYDANGNYNRKAKLPPRITALKIASQMVGENYSKRFFASWENVNRMYSVPPLPDFAMADEYVQKGDWDNAILLWKRYAGDSNGKMAINARYNLALGYEMKDDFDTAEKWLNAALQIATSYNSKEELKMIFEYQQLLAKRKKDILRLNQ, encoded by the coding sequence ATGAACCGATTAATCTTATGGACTTTACTACTACTAAGCACGGTTTCGTGCACCGTTTACAAAGATTACCCCATAGAAATTTATACACCCGGTGAAATTGCTTATCCGGCCAATGCCGAAAATGTAGCGATTGTTTACCGGAATTTCAAATATAGCAGCGACACACTGGCTCACTATTATCAGGATGATTTCCGCCTGAAAAAAGCCAAAAACGATCCGAAAAACCTCGACAGTATTTTGGTGAATATGTGCATGAGCGAACTGGCAGGGAAATTAAAAGAGAAAAATTCGTTTAACGAAATCAGAATATTCCCCGAGCTTTTCGAACCACATACGGGCGACAAACTTCCGGCACTGAATATGGAAATGGTTCAGCAACTGGCCACAAAAACCAATACCGATCTGGTAATTTCACTGGAGACCTATTCCAGTTTTTACTCCGAATATTCATCATCAGGCGAAATGCCAACAAAATCGAACGAGGTGATTACCGCTGCGGTTTGGGCCGTTTATAGTCCTTTCGAGCAGCGACTCATTGAGAGAAAAACAATGATCGACACTATTTTCTGGAATGGCTACGATGCGAACGGAAATTATAACCGGAAAGCCAAATTGCCACCACGTATTACTGCGCTGAAGATCGCCTCGCAAATGGTTGGCGAAAATTATTCAAAACGCTTTTTTGCTTCATGGGAAAATGTGAACAGAATGTATTCAGTTCCGCCACTCCCTGATTTTGCCATGGCCGACGAATACGTGCAAAAAGGCGATTGGGACAATGCCATTTTGCTTTGGAAACGTTATGCCGGTGACAGTAACGGGAAAATGGCTATTAACGCGCGCTACAACCTGGCATTGGGTTACGAAATGAAAGACGATTTTGATACAGCCGAAAAATGGTTAAATGCAGCTTTGCAAATAGCAACTTCATACAATAGTAAAGAAGAACTGAAAATGATTTTTGAATACCAACAGTTACTTGCTAAAAGAAAAAAAGATATATTGCGTTTAAACCAATAG
- a CDS encoding DUF6340 family protein → MVEFPQKPKNEIPQDIQSLLLVSRTVDDKYNDLPADSIQKIFYQKDFNLDTTIYDLTAVDTSLKALGELLFESGRFDYVIPEDRFLKAEKNAFFASSMSWQEVKELCDLYQTDAVLSMDLFNTHVATELSEESVFDPNEGFFRTAVGAKMVIVYDALFRIYDPQQEKILAREVFQDTLLWEDYALSIRNLFADFTPVKQALTEAGIAVALDFSETISTGWQSEYRVIFDKGSTALKETAILTDNGDWATAIKAWQKIANESGSKSEKSKALFNLATACEIQGDIDCAIQYALESYNTAYHPITYQYLELLKNKKKQPK, encoded by the coding sequence ATGGTTGAATTTCCGCAAAAGCCAAAAAACGAAATCCCGCAGGATATACAGAGCCTGCTTTTGGTAAGCCGGACTGTTGACGACAAATACAATGACCTGCCCGCCGATTCAATTCAAAAAATATTTTATCAGAAAGATTTTAACCTCGACACTACCATTTACGATCTCACCGCAGTCGATACTTCGTTAAAAGCTTTAGGTGAATTGCTTTTTGAATCCGGAAGGTTTGATTATGTAATTCCCGAAGATCGTTTTCTGAAAGCCGAAAAAAATGCATTCTTTGCCAGTTCTATGAGCTGGCAGGAGGTGAAGGAACTTTGCGACCTTTACCAAACTGATGCTGTTCTGTCAATGGATCTGTTTAATACACACGTAGCAACCGAACTCTCTGAAGAATCAGTTTTCGATCCGAACGAGGGATTTTTCAGAACGGCTGTTGGTGCAAAAATGGTTATTGTTTACGATGCCCTGTTTCGCATTTACGATCCGCAGCAGGAAAAAATTCTGGCACGTGAAGTATTTCAGGACACCCTGCTTTGGGAAGACTATGCGCTTAGCATAAGAAATCTGTTCGCAGATTTTACGCCCGTAAAACAAGCGCTTACTGAAGCCGGAATTGCCGTGGCTCTCGATTTTTCAGAAACAATAAGTACCGGCTGGCAAAGTGAATACCGGGTGATATTTGATAAAGGGAGTACCGCACTAAAGGAAACAGCCATACTTACCGATAACGGAGATTGGGCAACAGCCATTAAAGCATGGCAAAAAATTGCCAATGAATCGGGATCGAAAAGCGAAAAAAGCAAAGCATTATTTAATCTTGCTACCGCCTGCGAAATACAGGGAGATATCGACTGTGCAATTCAGTACGCCCTCGAATCGTACAATACCGCCTACCACCCCATTACTTATCAGTACCTCGAATTGCTTAAAAACAAGAAAAAACAACCAAAATGA